The proteins below come from a single Saccharopolyspora sp. SCSIO 74807 genomic window:
- a CDS encoding type II toxin-antitoxin system RelE/ParE family toxin, which produces MHNACRYQGRLEKANGDRSGQCSIRINQQWRICFEWTSAGPENVEIVDYH; this is translated from the coding sequence GTGCATAACGCTTGTCGTTATCAAGGCCGGCTGGAGAAGGCGAATGGAGATCGATCCGGTCAGTGCAGCATCCGGATCAACCAGCAGTGGCGCATCTGCTTCGAGTGGACGTCGGCTGGACCGGAGAACGTCGAGATCGTGGACTACCACTGA
- a CDS encoding HepT-like ribonuclease domain-containing protein, with translation MRTSARFLGRAPENYRDSFDLMEQAQALTAAIVAKIKPSVGMRNAIVHEYIRINYDIVAAAVPLALDTYSEYQAQVAEFVYDQATA, from the coding sequence ATACGCACATCAGCTCGGTTCCTCGGGCGTGCTCCCGAGAACTACCGCGACAGCTTTGATCTGATGGAGCAAGCGCAGGCCCTGACGGCCGCGATCGTCGCGAAGATCAAACCCTCGGTGGGCATGCGCAACGCGATCGTGCACGAATACATCCGGATCAACTACGACATCGTCGCGGCTGCCGTGCCGCTCGCGCTGGATACGTACTCGGAGTACCAGGCACAGGTCGCCGAGTTCGTCTACGACCAGGCGACCGCTTGA